One genomic region from Curtobacterium sp. 9128 encodes:
- a CDS encoding PTS ascorbate transporter subunit IIC has product MNGVLSVLLDIFRQPSIIVALISLIGLTIQRKSGSDVFKGTVRTLVGFLVLAAGAGVVSNSLAPFGEMFQHAFHVQGVVPNNEAIVGQVLVQYGSAAALIFFFGMIVNVALAATTQYKYIYLSGHVAFYMAAMIAVIFGVAGFTTWQVILWGSIAQGLVMTVSPAIVQPFMRKVTGTDDVALGHTGGAGIALSGLVATLTRSKTKPSKSTEDIKFPSGLGFLRDTTVIVALSMAVIYIIVALFAGPEFIQGKLSDGQNFVLFAIMQAATFSAGVFIILAGVRVVLAEIVPAFKGISERLVKNAKPALDVPITFTFAPNAVLIGFLSSFVGGIVGMVVMAVSGTAIIIPGIVAHFMTGAASGVIGNGAGGRRGAVLGAFTNGLAITFLPLLLLPVLGDVGLSNSTFSDADFGVVGLVLGHISSGGGQVAVIIALVVALLVVYGSSLVLRNRAKRREELETVAADDSREAETSAAR; this is encoded by the coding sequence GTGAACGGCGTCCTGAGCGTCCTGCTCGACATCTTCCGGCAGCCGTCGATCATCGTCGCGCTCATCTCGCTGATCGGTCTGACGATCCAGCGCAAGAGCGGCAGCGACGTCTTCAAGGGCACCGTCCGCACCCTCGTCGGCTTCCTCGTGCTCGCCGCCGGCGCCGGTGTCGTGAGCAACTCGCTCGCCCCGTTCGGCGAGATGTTCCAGCACGCCTTCCACGTGCAGGGGGTCGTGCCGAACAACGAGGCGATCGTCGGCCAGGTCCTGGTGCAGTACGGGTCAGCAGCCGCGCTCATCTTCTTCTTCGGGATGATCGTCAACGTCGCACTCGCGGCGACGACCCAGTACAAGTACATCTACCTGTCGGGGCACGTCGCCTTCTACATGGCGGCGATGATCGCGGTGATCTTCGGCGTCGCCGGCTTCACCACGTGGCAGGTCATCCTGTGGGGATCGATCGCGCAGGGCCTCGTCATGACGGTCTCGCCCGCGATCGTGCAGCCCTTCATGCGGAAGGTCACGGGCACCGACGACGTCGCGCTCGGACACACCGGGGGCGCCGGCATCGCGCTGTCGGGTCTGGTCGCGACCCTGACCCGCAGCAAGACGAAGCCGTCGAAGTCCACCGAGGACATCAAGTTCCCGTCCGGACTCGGCTTCCTCCGCGACACCACCGTGATCGTGGCTCTGTCGATGGCGGTGATCTACATCATCGTGGCGCTCTTCGCCGGCCCCGAGTTCATCCAGGGCAAGCTGAGCGACGGGCAGAACTTCGTGCTCTTCGCGATCATGCAGGCAGCGACGTTCTCCGCCGGCGTGTTCATCATCCTGGCCGGTGTCCGCGTCGTCCTCGCCGAGATCGTCCCCGCGTTCAAGGGCATCAGCGAGCGCCTGGTCAAGAACGCCAAGCCGGCGCTCGACGTGCCGATCACGTTCACGTTCGCTCCGAACGCCGTGCTCATCGGCTTCCTGTCGAGCTTCGTCGGCGGCATCGTCGGCATGGTGGTCATGGCGGTGTCCGGCACCGCGATCATCATCCCGGGCATCGTCGCGCACTTCATGACCGGCGCTGCCTCCGGCGTCATCGGCAACGGTGCCGGCGGACGACGGGGCGCCGTGCTCGGTGCCTTCACGAACGGCCTCGCGATCACGTTCCTGCCGCTCCTGCTGCTGCCCGTGCTCGGTGACGTCGGACTGTCGAACTCGACGTTCTCGGACGCCGACTTCGGTGTCGTCGGACTCGTGCTCGGCCACATCAGCAGTGGTGGTGGCCAGGTCGCGGTGATCATCGCCCTCGTGGTCGCGCTCCTCGTGGTCTACGGCTCCTCCCTGGTCCTCCGCAACCGCGCGAAGCGTCGTGAGGAACTCGAGACGGTCGCCGCCGACGACAGCCGCGAGGCCGAGACGAGCGCCGCACGATGA
- a CDS encoding PTS sugar transporter subunit IIB codes for MKILAVCSTGLGSSFMTHLNIDKALKTLGVSGVEVDHADLGSVSADSADAVFVGRDIAEAAQGLGDVVVLDSLIDQNEIQTKVAATLERHGIEVPS; via the coding sequence ATGAAGATCCTCGCCGTCTGCAGCACCGGCCTCGGTTCGAGTTTCATGACCCACCTCAACATCGACAAGGCGCTGAAGACCCTCGGCGTCAGCGGGGTCGAGGTCGACCACGCCGACCTCGGATCGGTCAGCGCCGACTCGGCCGACGCGGTCTTCGTCGGTCGCGACATCGCCGAGGCCGCTCAGGGGCTCGGTGACGTCGTCGTGCTCGACAGCCTCATCGACCAGAACGAGATCCAGACGAAGGTGGCCGCGACCCTCGAGCGCCACGGGATCGAGGTCCCCTCGTGA
- a CDS encoding TetR/AcrR family transcriptional regulator, giving the protein MSTLPTGDDAPRRRRDVERNERAILDAAGGVFAASGVGAPVREVAAAAGVGVGTLYRHFPTRSDLVVAVYRHQIVACVEAGPALLASEPTPFVAVLRWVHRFVDFLGTKHGLARVWEGDADGFTALHSLFIDELVPVLGRLLEAARDSGEVVASIAPYQLLRAVGDLVAWSPRDPDYDVRTSVTLLVTGLRQPQPAAP; this is encoded by the coding sequence GTGAGCACGCTGCCGACCGGGGACGACGCGCCTCGGCGCCGGCGCGACGTCGAGCGGAACGAGCGGGCGATCCTGGACGCCGCTGGCGGGGTGTTCGCCGCATCGGGCGTCGGCGCTCCCGTGCGCGAGGTCGCTGCGGCGGCCGGCGTCGGCGTGGGGACGCTCTACCGGCACTTCCCGACCCGTTCCGACCTGGTCGTCGCGGTGTACCGGCACCAGATCGTCGCCTGCGTGGAAGCCGGGCCGGCGCTGCTCGCGTCGGAGCCCACGCCGTTCGTGGCGGTCCTGCGCTGGGTGCACCGGTTCGTCGACTTCCTCGGGACGAAGCACGGGCTGGCGCGGGTCTGGGAGGGCGACGCCGACGGGTTCACCGCGCTGCACTCGCTGTTCATCGACGAGCTCGTACCGGTGCTCGGCCGGCTGCTCGAGGCCGCTCGGGACTCGGGGGAGGTGGTCGCGTCGATCGCGCCGTACCAACTGCTCCGTGCCGTGGGCGATCTCGTCGCGTGGAGCCCGCGGGACCCGGACTACGACGTCCGGACGAGCGTGACGCTCCTGGTCACGGGGTTGCGGCAGCCGCAGCCCGCGGCCCCGTAG
- a CDS encoding HAD-IA family hydrolase, whose translation MTDRRARDSAGGPAPAVFPVDGVLFDCDGVLVDSLEAAAVAWDRWSTRWAPHFDFRTQVRHGVRAIDLVAELVPTADVERAAAELASEELATVAGTTAVPGAVELSRALSDHGVPWAVVTSGLRPLALGRLRAAGLAVPDVVITAEDVAAGKPDPEPYATGADRIGVAPSSCAVFEDAPAGVRSARAAGVTTVIGVGHAIAEADPAAVVLDLRSVTVERGRLVLTHPIG comes from the coding sequence ATGACGGACCGCCGGGCGCGGGACTCCGCAGGGGGTCCCGCGCCCGCGGTGTTCCCGGTCGACGGCGTCCTGTTCGACTGCGACGGGGTCCTCGTCGACTCGCTCGAGGCCGCCGCCGTCGCCTGGGACCGCTGGTCCACGCGGTGGGCTCCGCACTTCGACTTCCGGACCCAGGTGCGGCACGGCGTCCGGGCGATCGACCTCGTGGCGGAGCTCGTCCCGACCGCCGACGTCGAGCGCGCCGCGGCCGAGCTCGCGTCCGAGGAGCTCGCCACGGTCGCCGGAACGACGGCCGTGCCGGGAGCGGTCGAACTCTCCCGAGCGCTGTCCGACCACGGTGTGCCGTGGGCGGTCGTCACGTCCGGCCTCCGGCCCCTCGCGCTCGGTCGGCTCCGCGCGGCCGGTCTGGCGGTCCCCGACGTGGTCATCACGGCCGAGGACGTCGCGGCCGGCAAACCCGACCCAGAGCCGTACGCCACCGGTGCCGACCGGATCGGAGTCGCACCATCGTCGTGTGCCGTCTTCGAGGACGCCCCGGCCGGTGTCCGCTCGGCACGGGCCGCCGGCGTCACCACCGTGATCGGCGTGGGCCACGCCATCGCGGAGGCCGACCCCGCCGCCGTGGTCCTCGACCTCCGCTCGGTGACGGTCGAGCGCGGCAGGCTCGTGCTCACGCACCCGATCGGCTGA
- a CDS encoding MFS transporter has protein sequence MAAEHRKPVEPDAAPSVEHHGAHHVATSDAPSSGSPDPRATPADSGDQPDPNRWKALVICLLGGGIVLLDVSIVNVALQSISTGLPGATPEAVQWILSGYALSFGLLLVPGGRLGDATGRRRMFVIGVGLFTLASALCGFAPNGIVLVIARLVQGLAGGLLTPQVTALIQQLFRGKERGTAFGLFGATVGIATAIGPLVGGLLITAFGTENGWRFVFFVNLPFGLVTILLAMRYLPAASAHERGKKHDFDPVGIALLGAAVVALLLPFVQSQEWKGSTKWWLVVVAVVLAALFVLWERHYGRTKEPVVDLALFRRRSFSLGVGLATLYFAGFTPLFFVLTLALQSGLHYSALLAGLSSVPFAIGSGIASTIGGRIVHRFGRQLIVIGTILVLIGLGAVIWVVANHYRSDLGWWLVLPLLVAGIGSGLTISPNQTLTLSEVPVAQGGSAGGLIQVGARVGSAIGIAAVGSVFYSALASSRGDYANGLPLGLGVALGFVGAALLAGIVDVVIGRVRGTEATV, from the coding sequence ATGGCAGCCGAACACCGCAAACCCGTCGAGCCCGATGCGGCTCCCAGCGTCGAACACCACGGCGCCCATCACGTAGCGACCTCCGACGCGCCGTCGAGCGGGTCGCCCGATCCGCGCGCCACGCCGGCGGACTCCGGCGACCAGCCGGACCCGAACCGCTGGAAGGCGCTCGTCATCTGCCTCCTCGGCGGCGGCATCGTCCTGCTAGACGTGTCGATCGTCAACGTCGCGCTGCAGTCCATCTCGACTGGTCTCCCGGGAGCGACCCCCGAGGCCGTCCAGTGGATCCTGTCCGGGTACGCGCTGTCGTTCGGCCTGCTGCTCGTCCCCGGCGGGCGACTCGGGGACGCGACCGGACGCCGGCGCATGTTCGTCATCGGCGTCGGACTGTTCACCCTCGCGAGCGCCCTCTGCGGCTTCGCCCCGAACGGCATCGTCCTGGTGATCGCCCGCCTGGTGCAGGGTCTTGCGGGCGGCCTCCTCACGCCGCAGGTCACCGCCCTCATCCAGCAGCTGTTCCGCGGCAAGGAGCGTGGCACCGCGTTCGGGCTGTTCGGTGCGACCGTGGGCATCGCCACCGCGATCGGCCCGCTCGTCGGTGGCCTGCTCATCACCGCGTTCGGCACCGAGAACGGCTGGCGGTTCGTCTTCTTCGTGAACCTGCCGTTCGGGCTCGTCACGATCCTGCTGGCGATGCGGTACCTCCCCGCGGCCAGTGCGCACGAGCGCGGGAAGAAGCACGACTTCGACCCGGTCGGCATCGCACTGCTCGGTGCTGCGGTGGTCGCCCTGCTGCTGCCGTTCGTGCAGTCGCAGGAGTGGAAGGGCAGCACGAAGTGGTGGCTCGTGGTGGTCGCCGTCGTGCTCGCCGCGCTGTTCGTCCTGTGGGAGCGGCACTACGGCCGGACGAAGGAGCCGGTGGTCGACCTCGCGCTCTTCCGGCGCCGGTCGTTCTCGCTCGGTGTGGGGCTCGCGACGCTCTACTTCGCCGGGTTCACCCCGCTGTTCTTCGTCCTGACGCTCGCGCTGCAGTCGGGACTGCACTACTCGGCGCTGCTGGCGGGACTGTCATCGGTGCCGTTCGCGATCGGTTCCGGCATCGCGTCGACGATCGGCGGGCGGATCGTGCACCGGTTCGGCCGTCAGCTCATCGTGATCGGGACGATCCTCGTGCTCATCGGCCTCGGTGCGGTGATCTGGGTCGTCGCAAACCACTACCGGTCGGACCTCGGCTGGTGGCTGGTCCTGCCGCTGCTGGTGGCGGGCATCGGCTCCGGTCTCACGATCTCCCCGAACCAGACGCTGACACTGTCCGAGGTGCCCGTCGCACAGGGCGGGTCGGCCGGTGGTCTCATCCAGGTCGGCGCTCGGGTGGGGTCGGCGATCGGCATCGCGGCGGTCGGCAGCGTCTTCTACTCGGCGCTCGCGAGCTCGCGTGGTGACTACGCGAACGGGCTTCCGCTCGGACTCGGCGTGGCGCTCGGGTTCGTCGGCGCGGCGCTCCTCGCCGGCATCGTCGACGTCGTGATCGGGAGGGTGCGGGGCACGGAGGCGACGGTCTGA
- a CDS encoding glycosyltransferase family 39 protein, whose translation MTTNDRVEPRPARWLHQSRGQQAALAGIVLLGAVLTSWNLARGGDSEFYAAAARSMSESLPAFLSGSFDPGATVTLDKLAGFAAPQAISVHLFGMSTASLALPQVIEGAVTTVAVAVVALRWLGARAGLVAAALAAGTPIFVSMFGHPMEDGLLTMALAVALVWWQRAALTGAWWPLLVAGAFVGVGFQAKMLQAWLILPALVVGTVVAASSGGAGRWRRAVAHSAVLVGATLVASLGWSVVVSLLPSSDHPYIDGSTDDSVFAMVLGYNGVDRFLPGLWPGAVGAIGAAVGHAGTHVADLFHTAGGAGRGGHSVLQLFSPRYASQVGWTWPAAITGIGIGAVRWWPRRSGREARPASAVFLTLVVWLATAVAVLSVLRLPHTAYVAGIGVQLAVLGALGWWGAAALVDAPDRRLRLVPTGLLVVQGGWWIWLAWSSAEPAALSTIAVGVTVAALVALLARRRSTFGVDSVRGRRTAAGLLVAAVVLGPACFSMQALDAARDGSGADASVGIATGAFPGAGHLPTRAFAFGRSPSRDRTGDTSTAFRISAPDVIGGHTRLDASETALVADAERHGGGKDGAPLFLTDSWRIAADVIGDTGDEVLTDGGFSGRVPVFTTAQIESMIHSGKERLFVVANGTASTDPVRQATAALGCRVVHRWGSTFASSSGAPWRSPADASFALEQCS comes from the coding sequence ATGACCACGAACGACCGTGTCGAGCCCCGCCCCGCCCGCTGGCTCCACCAGTCCCGCGGACAGCAGGCCGCCCTCGCCGGGATCGTGCTGCTCGGAGCGGTGCTGACCAGTTGGAACCTCGCCCGTGGCGGCGACTCCGAGTTCTACGCCGCGGCGGCCCGCTCGATGTCCGAGTCTCTGCCGGCGTTCCTGTCCGGGTCGTTCGATCCCGGCGCGACCGTGACGCTCGACAAGCTCGCCGGCTTCGCCGCGCCCCAGGCGATCAGCGTCCACCTGTTCGGCATGTCCACCGCCTCGCTCGCGCTGCCGCAGGTCATCGAGGGTGCCGTCACGACCGTCGCGGTCGCCGTGGTGGCGCTGCGGTGGCTCGGCGCCCGAGCCGGGCTCGTCGCCGCGGCCCTCGCCGCCGGAACGCCGATCTTCGTGTCGATGTTCGGGCACCCGATGGAGGACGGGCTCCTCACCATGGCCCTCGCCGTCGCGCTCGTCTGGTGGCAGCGGGCCGCGCTCACCGGTGCGTGGTGGCCGCTGCTCGTCGCCGGTGCCTTCGTGGGGGTCGGGTTCCAGGCGAAGATGCTGCAGGCCTGGCTGATCCTGCCGGCGCTCGTCGTCGGCACGGTCGTCGCAGCGAGCAGCGGTGGTGCGGGCCGGTGGCGTCGGGCCGTCGCGCACTCGGCGGTGCTCGTCGGCGCGACGCTGGTGGCGAGCCTCGGCTGGTCCGTGGTCGTCTCCCTGCTCCCCTCGTCCGACCACCCCTACATCGACGGGTCCACCGACGACAGCGTCTTCGCGATGGTCCTCGGCTACAACGGCGTCGACCGGTTCCTGCCCGGCCTGTGGCCGGGAGCGGTCGGCGCGATCGGCGCAGCCGTCGGACACGCGGGCACGCACGTCGCCGACCTCTTCCACACGGCCGGCGGAGCGGGTCGCGGCGGCCACTCCGTCCTCCAGCTCTTCTCGCCGCGCTACGCGTCGCAGGTCGGCTGGACCTGGCCCGCTGCGATCACCGGCATCGGGATCGGCGCGGTCCGTTGGTGGCCGCGCCGGTCCGGTCGGGAGGCTCGCCCTGCCTCCGCCGTCTTCCTCACCCTGGTCGTCTGGCTGGCGACGGCGGTCGCGGTCCTGTCCGTCCTGCGGCTCCCGCACACCGCGTACGTCGCCGGCATCGGCGTCCAGCTCGCGGTCCTCGGCGCGCTCGGGTGGTGGGGCGCAGCCGCACTGGTCGACGCTCCCGACCGCCGGCTCCGACTCGTCCCGACGGGACTGCTCGTCGTGCAGGGCGGGTGGTGGATCTGGCTCGCATGGTCCTCCGCCGAACCGGCGGCGCTCTCGACGATCGCGGTCGGTGTGACCGTCGCCGCCCTGGTCGCGCTGCTCGCGCGCCGTCGATCGACGTTCGGGGTCGATTCGGTTCGAGGACGCCGGACGGCCGCAGGACTGCTGGTCGCCGCCGTGGTGCTCGGTCCCGCGTGCTTCTCCATGCAGGCGCTGGACGCGGCACGGGACGGCAGCGGCGCCGACGCCTCGGTGGGGATCGCCACCGGCGCCTTCCCCGGCGCCGGGCACCTCCCCACCCGTGCGTTCGCGTTCGGCAGGTCTCCGTCGCGCGACCGGACCGGCGACACCTCGACGGCGTTCCGGATCTCGGCGCCCGACGTCATCGGCGGCCACACCCGTCTCGACGCGTCGGAAACCGCACTCGTCGCCGACGCCGAGCGGCACGGGGGCGGGAAGGACGGTGCCCCGCTGTTCCTGACGGACTCGTGGCGGATCGCCGCCGACGTCATCGGGGACACCGGCGACGAGGTGCTGACCGACGGCGGGTTCTCCGGCCGGGTCCCGGTGTTCACGACGGCGCAGATCGAGTCGATGATCCACTCGGGGAAGGAGCGGCTCTTCGTCGTCGCGAACGGGACGGCGTCCACCGACCCGGTGCGTCAGGCGACCGCGGCCCTCGGATGTCGGGTCGTCCACCGCTGGGGGTCGACGTTCGCCTCGTCGTCCGGGGCTCCGTGGCGGTCGCCGGCGGACGCGTCGTTCGCGTTGGAACAGTGCTCCTGA
- a CDS encoding PTS sugar transporter subunit IIA produces the protein MLTELLTPDRIRFADDVGSWRTAITLVSEPLVTDGTITTDYVDAVTESIAAPGGTYIDLGFGFALAHARPERGVVRPGLSYLRVRPAVDLADDPAHPIDVFLLLAATGSAEHVQTMQELAMLLTDEDARTRLLEAVSPADVTSALPQIGQNA, from the coding sequence ATGCTCACCGAACTCCTCACCCCCGACCGGATCCGGTTCGCCGACGACGTCGGTTCGTGGCGCACCGCGATCACGCTCGTGTCGGAGCCGCTCGTCACCGACGGGACGATCACCACCGACTACGTCGACGCCGTCACGGAGTCGATCGCGGCACCGGGCGGTACCTACATCGACCTCGGGTTCGGGTTCGCGCTCGCGCACGCCCGCCCCGAGCGCGGCGTGGTCCGCCCTGGCCTGTCGTACCTCCGCGTCCGACCGGCCGTCGACCTCGCCGACGACCCGGCGCACCCGATCGACGTGTTCCTCCTGCTCGCCGCCACCGGGTCGGCCGAGCACGTCCAGACCATGCAAGAACTCGCGATGCTCCTCACGGACGAGGACGCACGCACCCGGCTCCTGGAAGCCGTCAGCCCGGCCGACGTGACGTCGGCACTCCCCCAGATTGGACAGAACGCATGA
- a CDS encoding SDR family NAD(P)-dependent oxidoreductase — protein MITDQHPIGTGFTAATTADDVLAGIDLTGRDVVVTGGHGRLGHETSRALAAAGASVTVAARDTDRASAAVTDIPGVRVEQLDLTDPASIDAFAARWSASGRPLHALVNNASTLFTPDRQLDARGNERSFSTAHLGHFQLTRALLPALLEARGARVLTVTSGAARNGQIRWDDLAFASGYDAGAAYGQAKRANVLFTVELDRRYADQGIRAFAAHPGVIIGPGPHDPSRVASYRQQGLVDEHGATIIDPSNGKKTIEQGAATLVLGAASPLLDGIGGVYLKDGDVAVIDDEVRPLTADSIPADANSAMLDPDDARRLWTLTEQLLA, from the coding sequence ATGATCACCGACCAGCACCCCATCGGTACCGGCTTCACGGCCGCCACCACCGCGGACGATGTCCTCGCGGGCATCGACCTCACCGGCCGCGACGTCGTCGTCACCGGCGGCCACGGCCGACTCGGTCACGAGACCAGCCGCGCACTCGCCGCGGCGGGAGCGTCCGTGACCGTCGCCGCACGGGACACCGATCGCGCATCAGCAGCGGTCACCGACATCCCCGGCGTCCGAGTGGAACAGCTCGACCTCACCGACCCGGCGTCGATCGACGCCTTCGCCGCACGGTGGTCGGCCTCCGGCCGCCCGCTCCACGCGCTGGTGAACAACGCCTCGACACTCTTCACCCCGGACCGCCAGCTCGACGCGCGCGGGAACGAGCGCTCGTTCTCGACGGCGCACCTGGGGCACTTCCAGCTCACGCGAGCACTCCTCCCCGCCCTCCTGGAGGCTCGTGGTGCGCGGGTCCTCACCGTCACCTCCGGCGCGGCTCGGAACGGGCAGATCCGCTGGGACGACCTGGCGTTCGCCAGCGGGTACGACGCAGGCGCCGCCTACGGGCAGGCGAAGCGGGCGAACGTGCTCTTCACGGTCGAACTCGACCGGCGGTACGCCGACCAGGGCATCAGGGCCTTCGCCGCGCACCCCGGCGTGATCATCGGACCCGGCCCGCACGACCCGAGCCGCGTCGCGTCGTACCGCCAGCAGGGGCTCGTCGACGAGCACGGTGCGACGATCATCGACCCGTCGAACGGCAAGAAGACGATCGAACAAGGCGCGGCGACGCTCGTGCTCGGCGCCGCGAGCCCGTTGCTCGACGGCATCGGCGGGGTGTACCTGAAGGACGGCGACGTCGCCGTGATCGACGACGAGGTCCGACCGCTCACCGCCGACAGCATCCCGGCGGACGCCAACTCGGCGATGCTCGACCCCGACGACGCCCGGCGGCTGTGGACGCTCACGGAGCAGCTCCTCGCCTGA